In Haloimpatiens massiliensis, the following are encoded in one genomic region:
- the dtd gene encoding D-aminoacyl-tRNA deacylase yields MRAVVQRVKSSSVQVEGKLVGSIGYGLNVLLGIKKGDALEDLIYLKDKILNLRIFEDENGKMNKSLLDVNGELIIVSQFTLLGDCRKGRRPNFMEALSGEEAEAFYKEFIKLCKAEVKNVQCGVFGADMKVSIENDGPVTLLIDSKKNF; encoded by the coding sequence GTGAGAGCGGTGGTTCAAAGAGTAAAGTCTTCTTCGGTACAAGTGGAAGGTAAATTGGTAGGGTCTATAGGATATGGTTTAAACGTACTACTAGGAATTAAAAAAGGTGATGCTTTAGAAGACTTAATATATCTAAAAGATAAAATATTAAATTTAAGAATATTTGAAGATGAAAATGGAAAAATGAATAAGTCACTTCTTGATGTCAATGGGGAACTTATTATAGTTTCCCAATTTACTTTGTTAGGCGATTGCAGGAAGGGAAGGAGACCAAATTTTATGGAGGCCCTTTCTGGAGAAGAAGCAGAAGCTTTTTATAAAGAATTTATAAAGTTATGTAAAGCAGAAGTTAAAAATGTTCAATGTGGAGTTTTTGGGGCAGATATGAAAGTAAGTATAGAAAATGATGGACCTGTAACACTACTTATAGATAGCAAAAAGAACTTTTAA
- a CDS encoding sigma-54 interaction domain-containing protein, whose translation MRKIENILNCLINNLNVGIHIVDNHGKTVYYNDVMASIEGLNKEEVLGKKVDEYLKDVNEESSTIMKCIKSGKKVKDIIQRYSSNGGKKITTINTTIPVTENNQLIGAIEIAQDMTQFKEVNEKLCKLQSVLKNNQDHYVFSDIIGNSTAMDEAVNKAMKASLSNSSVLIYGETGCGKEVFAQSIHYNGIRSNEPFIPINCAAIPSTLLEGMLFGTTKGSFTGAENKKGLFQLAHRGTILLDEVNSMDTYLQSKLLRVLQDGYIRPIGSSKSIEVDVRVIATLNKEPKDLIRKGKLREDFYYRLSVIRIDIPPLRVRKEDIKTLTEYFIHYYSKLLGKEVTAVDETVMKKFMDYHWPGNVRELKNVIESAMNMSDGEMELHKEFFESKIIKQENDHILSSYSSSNLSLNKYMEQIEKEIIKRELENQKDNITKTANILGISRQNLQYKIKKYNIL comes from the coding sequence GTGAGAAAAATAGAGAATATATTGAATTGTTTAATTAATAACTTAAATGTGGGAATACACATTGTAGATAATCATGGAAAGACCGTATATTATAATGATGTAATGGCTTCTATAGAAGGGCTTAATAAAGAAGAGGTGCTGGGAAAGAAAGTAGATGAGTATTTGAAGGATGTAAATGAAGAAAGTTCTACTATAATGAAGTGTATTAAAAGTGGTAAAAAAGTTAAAGACATAATTCAAAGATATAGTAGTAATGGGGGTAAAAAAATAACTACTATAAACACTACAATTCCGGTTACTGAAAATAATCAATTAATAGGAGCAATAGAAATAGCACAAGATATGACACAATTTAAAGAAGTAAATGAAAAGTTATGTAAATTACAATCGGTGCTTAAAAATAATCAAGACCACTATGTTTTTAGTGATATAATTGGCAATAGTACTGCTATGGATGAAGCTGTAAATAAGGCTATGAAAGCTAGTTTATCAAATTCCTCTGTACTTATATATGGAGAAACTGGATGTGGTAAGGAGGTTTTTGCTCAAAGCATACATTATAATGGTATAAGAAGCAATGAGCCTTTTATACCTATAAATTGCGCAGCTATTCCAAGTACTCTTTTAGAGGGAATGCTTTTTGGTACTACTAAGGGTAGCTTTACGGGAGCAGAAAATAAAAAGGGTTTGTTTCAATTAGCTCATAGAGGGACTATACTTTTAGATGAAGTAAATTCTATGGATACTTATCTTCAATCTAAGCTTCTAAGAGTGCTTCAAGATGGGTATATAAGGCCAATAGGAAGCAGTAAATCTATTGAAGTAGATGTTAGGGTAATAGCAACATTAAATAAGGAACCTAAGGATTTAATTAGAAAAGGTAAGTTAAGAGAAGATTTCTACTATAGGTTAAGTGTTATAAGAATAGATATACCACCTTTAAGAGTACGAAAAGAGGATATAAAAACTCTTACAGAATATTTCATTCATTATTATAGTAAGTTATTAGGTAAGGAAGTGACGGCAGTTGATGAAACAGTAATGAAAAAATTCATGGATTATCATTGGCCGGGGAATGTAAGAGAACTTAAAAATGTTATAGAATCTGCTATGAATATGAGTGATGGGGAAATGGAACTTCATAAAGAGTTTTTTGAAAGCAAAATAATTAAACAGGAAAATGACCATATATTGAGTTCTTATAGTAGTTCAAATTTAAGTTTGAATAAATATATGGAACAAATTGAGAAAGAGATAATTAAGCGGGAATTAGAAAATCAAAAGGACAATATCACTAAAACAGCAAATATATTGGGGATTTCTAGGCAAAATTTACAGTACAAGATTAAAAAATATAATATATTATGA
- a CDS encoding threonine/serine exporter family protein — protein sequence MIFKVLLNCFYAFMGSLGFCILFNIRGKNLFFASLGGGIGWFVYLIFSNFGYSSTLALFIASLAISIYSEIFARLMKTPVTTYIISAMLPLVPGGGMYYTMLESVKGNVNTSLNLGFKTLIDAGSIAVAIVLISSLSKFLMLYKFKNLNKKIGK from the coding sequence ATGATTTTTAAAGTTTTATTAAATTGCTTTTATGCTTTTATGGGTTCTTTAGGTTTTTGTATTCTTTTTAATATTAGAGGTAAAAATTTATTTTTTGCTTCCTTAGGTGGTGGCATTGGTTGGTTTGTGTATTTGATATTTTCTAATTTTGGTTATTCATCTACTTTAGCTCTATTTATAGCTTCTTTAGCTATAAGCATATACTCGGAAATTTTTGCTAGATTAATGAAAACTCCTGTAACCACATATATAATAAGTGCTATGCTTCCCTTAGTTCCCGGAGGTGGAATGTACTATACAATGTTGGAATCTGTAAAAGGTAATGTAAATACTTCATTAAACCTTGGCTTTAAAACACTAATAGATGCAGGTTCTATAGCTGTAGCAATAGTTTTAATTTCTTCTCTTAGTAAATTTTTAATGCTATATAAATTCAAAAATCTTAATAAAAAAATAGGCAAATAG
- a CDS encoding MBL fold metallo-hydrolase, translated as MEIKRIVAGIYAANCYVIWDETNEAVVLDPGGDVDDIYPFIQSKGLDVKYILLTHGHRDHTDGVDELKDLVKAPVCINERDDILMRNNEYMFGMLRSGKADINISDSDVLQFGNCKIKCLETPGHTPGGMSFLIGDSVFTGDSLFAMSIGRTDLPWGDYNALINSIKDKLFQLPDSTNVYPGHSMGTSIGYEKNNNPFFK; from the coding sequence ATGGAAATAAAGAGAATAGTAGCAGGAATCTATGCTGCAAATTGTTATGTTATATGGGATGAGACTAATGAAGCTGTGGTTTTAGATCCAGGAGGAGATGTGGACGATATATATCCATTTATACAGTCGAAGGGATTAGATGTTAAATATATATTATTAACTCATGGACATAGAGATCATACTGATGGAGTAGATGAATTAAAGGATTTAGTAAAAGCTCCTGTATGTATTAATGAACGAGACGATATATTGATGCGAAATAATGAATATATGTTTGGAATGCTTAGAAGTGGTAAAGCCGATATAAATATAAGTGATAGTGATGTTTTGCAATTTGGAAATTGCAAAATTAAATGTCTGGAAACTCCAGGACATACACCAGGAGGTATGAGTTTCTTAATAGGAGATTCAGTATTTACAGGAGATTCATTATTTGCTATGTCTATAGGAAGAACAGATCTTCCATGGGGAGATTATAATGCGCTTATAAACAGCATAAAAGATAAGTTATTTCAGCTTCCAGATAGTACAAATGTATATCCTGGACATAGTATGGGAACATCTATAGGATACGAAAAAAATAATAACCCATTTTTTAAATAA
- a CDS encoding coproporphyrinogen III oxidase: MKVKLNNINYRYHIYGIINIFYQCENIEFVEENWDICINIFENEVECYYGEVSENFIFTMDLNYKDFVKKSLFNFLTKYTGKIMPWGTLTGIRPSKIAIGLLNKGKNEKEIVKFFKHTYCAREDKAKLCIDIGKKEEAFINKHKDNISIYIGMPFCPTRCLYCSFASNSVKGCGQLVENYIKALIIEMKRMSEFIRKKGLNIQCLYFGGGTPTAVSDEQFAIVMEQIYKYFMNHFNVCEFTVECGRPDSITISKLKTMKKYGVSRISINPQTMSDNTLKLIGRNHSAMDVVEKFNMAREMGFNNINMDIIVGLPGEKLEDVINTCSEIKKLKPDSFTVHGLSVKRGSRLHENIVNKESYEIANQEELNKMFQETVKLSNSLSMSPYYMYRQKNMVGNMENIGYVLDGKECIYNIQMIEEKQTIIALGADAVSKIVFLEENRLERFANIKDVKEYIERLDEKISSKEKLLDTLY; this comes from the coding sequence TTGAAAGTAAAATTGAATAATATTAATTATAGATATCATATATACGGAATAATTAATATATTTTATCAGTGTGAAAATATAGAATTTGTAGAAGAAAATTGGGATATATGTATAAATATTTTTGAAAATGAAGTAGAATGTTATTATGGAGAAGTTAGTGAAAATTTTATTTTTACAATGGATTTAAATTACAAAGATTTTGTTAAAAAATCTCTATTTAATTTTTTAACAAAGTATACAGGAAAAATTATGCCTTGGGGTACTTTAACAGGTATACGACCATCTAAAATAGCAATAGGACTTTTAAATAAAGGTAAGAATGAAAAGGAAATAGTAAAATTTTTTAAGCATACTTATTGTGCTAGGGAAGATAAGGCAAAATTGTGTATAGATATAGGTAAAAAAGAAGAAGCCTTTATTAATAAGCATAAGGACAATATAAGTATTTACATAGGAATGCCATTTTGTCCTACTAGATGTCTTTATTGCTCTTTTGCGTCTAATTCTGTAAAGGGTTGTGGTCAGCTAGTAGAAAATTATATAAAAGCACTAATTATAGAAATGAAAAGAATGAGTGAGTTTATAAGAAAAAAGGGACTAAACATACAGTGTCTTTATTTTGGGGGAGGAACACCTACAGCAGTAAGTGATGAACAATTTGCAATTGTTATGGAACAAATATACAAATACTTTATGAACCATTTTAATGTGTGCGAATTTACTGTAGAGTGTGGAAGACCAGATAGTATAACCATTAGTAAATTAAAAACTATGAAGAAATATGGTGTAAGCAGAATAAGTATAAACCCACAAACTATGAGTGATAATACTTTAAAACTTATAGGAAGAAATCATTCAGCAATGGATGTGGTTGAAAAATTTAATATGGCTAGGGAAATGGGATTCAATAATATTAATATGGATATTATTGTGGGTCTTCCTGGTGAAAAGCTAGAAGATGTAATAAACACTTGTAGTGAAATAAAAAAACTAAAACCTGATAGTTTTACAGTGCACGGATTGTCTGTAAAAAGAGGGTCAAGACTTCATGAAAATATAGTAAATAAAGAAAGTTATGAAATAGCTAACCAAGAAGAACTAAATAAAATGTTTCAAGAAACTGTTAAATTGTCTAATAGCTTATCCATGAGTCCATACTATATGTATAGACAAAAAAATATGGTAGGCAACATGGAAAATATAGGATATGTATTAGATGGAAAAGAGTGTATTTATAACATACAAATGATAGAGGAAAAACAAACCATAATAGCATTAGGAGCAGATGCTGTATCAAAAATTGTATTTCTAGAAGAGAATCGATTGGAGAGGTTTGCTAATATAAAAGATGTAAAAGAGTATATAGAAAGACTAGATGAAAAGATTTCTAGTAAGGAAAAATTATTGGACACATTATATTAA
- the hisS gene encoding histidine--tRNA ligase, with translation MIIQAPKGTKDLLPSESYKWQYIEEKFRNIASTFGCREIRTPIFEYTELFQRGVGETTDVVQKEMYTFNDKGGRSITLKAEGTAPSVRAFIESGLHAEAQPTKLFYFTPVFRYENVQKGRLRQHHQLGIEIFGSDLASMDAEVISLAMRVYEEFGVKNLTLNINNIGCPECRKKYNEALKEYLDTNLDSLCETCKTRFNKNPMRILDCKEKKCKEIVKNAPVIIDYVCDDCKNHFEQLKMYLDALGIGYNVDPLIVRGLDYYSKTVFEIINNDITVCGGGRYDYLIKEIGGPEMPAVGFGMGIERLIMTLEENGIEIPKPNYMDLYIGSMGEKGKIEAFKLANVLRKRGLKCDCDHMNKKVKAQMRYANKVEAAYTVVLGDSELENRQAKLKRMSDGEQIDINIDNIDEMIKIIRA, from the coding sequence ATGATTATTCAAGCACCTAAAGGTACTAAGGATTTACTACCTTCAGAATCATATAAATGGCAATATATTGAGGAGAAATTTAGAAACATAGCTTCAACTTTTGGATGCCGAGAAATAAGAACGCCAATATTTGAATACACTGAATTGTTTCAAAGAGGAGTAGGGGAAACTACTGATGTAGTTCAAAAGGAAATGTACACTTTTAATGATAAAGGTGGAAGAAGTATAACATTAAAAGCAGAAGGAACAGCTCCATCTGTTAGGGCTTTCATTGAAAGTGGGTTACATGCAGAAGCGCAGCCTACTAAATTGTTTTACTTTACACCGGTATTTAGATATGAGAATGTTCAAAAAGGAAGATTAAGACAGCACCATCAATTAGGTATAGAAATTTTTGGTTCTGATCTAGCTTCTATGGATGCTGAGGTAATAAGCTTAGCTATGAGAGTTTATGAGGAATTTGGAGTTAAAAATTTAACTTTGAATATAAATAATATTGGATGTCCAGAGTGCAGAAAGAAATATAATGAAGCTTTAAAGGAATATTTGGATACCAATCTAGATAGTTTATGTGAAACTTGTAAGACAAGATTTAATAAAAATCCTATGAGAATATTAGATTGTAAAGAAAAGAAGTGCAAGGAAATAGTAAAAAATGCACCAGTTATAATAGATTATGTTTGTGATGATTGTAAAAATCATTTTGAACAATTGAAAATGTATTTGGATGCATTGGGAATAGGATATAATGTAGATCCTTTAATAGTAAGAGGATTAGATTATTATAGTAAAACTGTATTTGAAATAATAAATAATGATATAACCGTTTGCGGTGGTGGAAGATATGATTATTTAATTAAAGAGATTGGCGGTCCAGAAATGCCCGCAGTGGGATTTGGCATGGGAATAGAAAGGCTTATAATGACCTTAGAGGAGAATGGTATAGAGATACCAAAGCCTAATTACATGGATTTATACATAGGTTCTATGGGTGAAAAAGGGAAAATAGAAGCTTTTAAATTAGCTAATGTATTAAGAAAAAGAGGATTGAAATGTGATTGTGATCACATGAATAAGAAAGTAAAAGCTCAAATGAGATATGCAAACAAGGTAGAGGCAGCTTATACTGTTGTATTAGGAGATAGTGAATTAGAAAATAGACAGGCAAAATTAAAGAGAATGAGTGATGGAGAGCAAATAGATATAAATATAGATAATATTGATGAAATGATAAAAATAATAAGAGCATAA
- a CDS encoding RelA/SpoT family protein, translated as MLEKLMRKIDENCTHVNKECIVKAYNFAYNAHSEQRRESGEPYIIHPVEVACILADMGLDTSTIAAGLLHDVIEDTEYDYEFVTKEFSEEIARLVEGVTKLGKITYKTKEEQQADNVRKMLLAMAKDIRVILIKLADRLHNLRTLKYMPIEKQKQKAKETLDIYAPLAHRLGMSKIKWELEDLSFRYINPNEYYSLVRKISEKRAEREEYIEKITKELYGKLEDSGIQSEIEGRPKHFYSIYRKMIKKNKTIDQIFDLTAIRVLVNNVRDCYATLGIVHTMYKPMPGRFKDYVAMPKPNMYQSLHTTVIGPQGKPFEIQIRTYEMHRTAEYGIAAHWKYKEGDLSAHQEDLDSKLSWLREILEWQDETSDAEEFMERFKIDLFSDEVFVFTPKGAVISLPYESTPIDFAYKIHTDIGHRCIGAKVNGKMVPLDYHLSTGEIIEVLTSPTPKGPNIQWINMTKSNQAKSKIRAWFRKAKREENIVKGKELLEKEAKRQGFNFKEYAKGKVIEKLLSKYHMKGEEDLYASVGAGATIPSVVVSKLVEYYNSEEKSNIVTLEEEEKEISKYTNSKESNKQRQNNYPGVVVKGMKNLLVRFAKCCNPVPGDEIIGYITKGRGVSVHRKDCKNLVELVQNEPEKIVAVSWGTSEGAYYIAEIQIKGDDKPGLLSEVMEGVVKSGLNLYAVNAKTSKIGTAVINVKLKITSREQLDNLMKNIRKFKGVTEVYRVKK; from the coding sequence ATGCTTGAGAAATTAATGAGAAAAATAGACGAAAATTGCACTCATGTAAATAAAGAATGTATAGTTAAAGCGTATAATTTTGCATATAATGCCCATAGTGAGCAGAGAAGGGAATCAGGGGAACCTTATATAATTCATCCTGTGGAAGTTGCATGTATTTTAGCTGATATGGGATTAGATACGAGTACAATAGCGGCTGGATTGCTTCATGATGTAATAGAAGATACTGAGTATGACTACGAATTTGTTACAAAGGAATTTAGTGAAGAAATAGCTAGATTGGTAGAAGGTGTAACTAAACTTGGTAAGATTACATATAAGACAAAAGAGGAACAACAAGCCGACAATGTTCGTAAGATGCTTTTAGCTATGGCAAAAGATATAAGGGTTATTTTAATAAAGCTTGCAGACAGGCTACATAATTTAAGAACATTAAAATATATGCCCATTGAAAAGCAAAAACAAAAAGCAAAGGAAACCTTAGATATTTATGCGCCATTGGCTCATAGATTAGGAATGTCTAAAATAAAATGGGAATTAGAAGATTTATCTTTCAGATATATAAATCCTAATGAATATTATAGTTTGGTAAGAAAAATATCAGAAAAAAGAGCTGAAAGAGAAGAATATATAGAGAAAATAACAAAAGAACTATATGGTAAACTTGAAGATTCTGGGATACAATCTGAAATAGAAGGAAGACCAAAACATTTTTATAGTATATATAGAAAAATGATAAAGAAAAATAAAACTATAGATCAAATTTTTGATTTGACGGCTATAAGAGTTCTTGTAAATAATGTTAGAGATTGTTATGCTACTTTAGGTATTGTTCATACTATGTATAAGCCTATGCCAGGTAGATTTAAAGATTATGTAGCTATGCCTAAACCTAATATGTATCAATCATTGCATACTACTGTCATTGGACCTCAAGGTAAACCTTTTGAAATACAAATACGTACATATGAAATGCATAGGACTGCTGAATACGGTATTGCTGCGCACTGGAAATATAAAGAAGGAGATCTTTCAGCACATCAAGAAGACTTAGATTCTAAATTATCTTGGCTTAGAGAAATTCTTGAATGGCAAGATGAAACTTCTGATGCAGAAGAGTTTATGGAAAGATTTAAAATAGATTTATTTTCAGATGAGGTATTTGTTTTTACTCCTAAAGGAGCAGTTATAAGTTTACCCTATGAATCTACCCCAATAGACTTTGCTTATAAAATTCATACGGATATAGGACATAGATGTATAGGGGCAAAAGTAAATGGCAAAATGGTGCCTTTAGATTATCATTTGAGTACTGGTGAGATAATTGAAGTTTTAACATCTCCCACACCAAAGGGCCCAAATATACAATGGATTAATATGACAAAGAGTAACCAAGCTAAGAGTAAAATAAGAGCTTGGTTTAGAAAAGCTAAAAGAGAAGAAAATATAGTAAAAGGCAAAGAATTATTAGAAAAAGAAGCAAAGAGACAAGGATTTAATTTTAAAGAATACGCTAAAGGCAAGGTTATAGAAAAATTACTATCAAAGTATCACATGAAGGGAGAAGAAGACTTATACGCTTCAGTGGGAGCGGGAGCAACTATACCTTCAGTGGTAGTATCTAAACTAGTTGAGTACTACAATAGTGAAGAAAAAAGTAATATTGTTACATTAGAAGAAGAGGAGAAAGAAATAAGTAAATACACCAATAGTAAGGAAAGTAACAAGCAAAGACAAAATAATTATCCTGGAGTAGTGGTAAAAGGGATGAAGAATTTACTAGTGCGATTTGCAAAATGTTGCAATCCTGTGCCTGGTGATGAAATAATAGGATATATTACTAAAGGTAGAGGAGTATCTGTACATAGGAAAGATTGTAAAAATCTAGTTGAACTTGTTCAAAATGAACCTGAAAAAATTGTTGCTGTAAGTTGGGGTACTTCAGAGGGCGCTTATTATATAGCAGAAATACAGATTAAAGGTGATGATAAACCAGGACTTCTTTCAGAGGTAATGGAAGGAGTTGTGAAGAGTGGTTTGAATTTGTATGCTGTAAATGCTAAAACTTCAAAAATAGGAACAGCAGTTATTAATGTAAAATTAAAGATAACAAGCAGAGAACAATTAGACAATTTAATGAAAAATATAAGAAAATTTAAAGGTGTAACGGAAGTATACAGGGTTAAAAAATAG
- the aspS gene encoding aspartate--tRNA ligase, whose protein sequence is MGESLKGLKRTHMCGELRESNIGENITVMGWVQRKRNLGGLVFVDLRDRTGILQVVFGEEINKEAFQKADLVKPEYCISITGKLVKREAPNNNIPTGNVELKGLNIKILSESETPPIYIKENLDAAENIRLKYRYLDLRRPDMQRIFTIRNKAGKIVRDFLNENGFWDVDTPILTKSTPEGARDYLVPSRNYPGMFYALPQSPQIFKQLLMVSGFDRYYQIAKCFRDEDLRANRQPEFTQIDLEMSFVEEDDVMEVNERLIQRVFKEVLDVDVALPIARMPYKEAMEKYGSDKPDLRFGMEIHDLTPVVSQSEFVVFKSAIAEGGSVRAIKVANSANMGRKKIDKLGEFVKTYKAKGLAWIAYREDEIKSPIAKFLTEEEMNGILNTMEAKPGDLILIVGDAKNNVVFQALGALRLEVAKTLEILKDNKEFKFTWITEFPLLSYNEEEQRYQAEHHPFTMPMDEDIVYLDTEPSRVRAKAYDLVLNGEELGGGSIRIHNTDLQQKMFEVLGFTQEAAWERFGFLLEAFKFGPPPHGGLAFGFDRLIMFLAGTDNIKDVIAFPKNQNAFCPLTEAPNVVDEKQLQELGLNIKK, encoded by the coding sequence ATGGGAGAATCACTTAAAGGATTAAAGAGAACACATATGTGTGGAGAATTGCGAGAAAGTAATATTGGAGAAAATATTACTGTAATGGGATGGGTTCAAAGAAAAAGAAACTTAGGTGGCTTAGTATTTGTAGATTTAAGAGATAGGACTGGAATACTACAAGTGGTTTTTGGAGAAGAAATAAATAAAGAGGCTTTCCAAAAGGCTGATCTAGTTAAACCTGAATACTGTATTTCTATTACAGGAAAACTTGTTAAGAGAGAAGCTCCAAATAATAATATTCCAACGGGAAATGTAGAATTAAAGGGATTGAATATAAAGATATTGTCGGAGTCAGAGACGCCTCCTATATATATAAAAGAAAATTTGGATGCTGCGGAAAATATAAGATTAAAGTATAGATATTTAGATTTAAGAAGACCGGATATGCAAAGAATATTTACTATAAGAAATAAGGCTGGAAAAATTGTTAGAGACTTTTTAAATGAAAATGGATTTTGGGATGTGGATACGCCAATACTTACTAAGAGTACTCCAGAAGGTGCTAGAGATTACTTAGTTCCAAGTAGAAATTATCCAGGAATGTTTTATGCACTTCCACAGTCACCACAAATATTTAAGCAACTTTTAATGGTTTCAGGATTCGATAGATATTACCAAATAGCAAAATGTTTTAGAGATGAGGATTTAAGGGCTAATAGACAGCCAGAATTTACACAAATAGATTTAGAAATGTCCTTTGTTGAAGAAGATGATGTAATGGAAGTTAATGAAAGATTAATACAAAGGGTATTTAAAGAAGTTTTGGATGTGGATGTAGCACTCCCAATAGCTAGAATGCCATATAAAGAAGCTATGGAGAAATACGGTAGTGATAAACCAGATTTGAGATTTGGAATGGAAATACATGACTTAACACCTGTAGTTTCACAATCTGAATTTGTAGTTTTTAAAAGTGCTATTGCTGAAGGTGGTAGTGTAAGAGCCATTAAAGTAGCGAATTCTGCAAATATGGGAAGAAAGAAAATAGATAAATTAGGTGAATTCGTTAAAACATATAAGGCTAAGGGATTAGCATGGATAGCTTACAGAGAAGATGAAATAAAATCTCCAATAGCTAAGTTTTTAACTGAGGAAGAAATGAATGGAATATTAAACACTATGGAGGCAAAGCCAGGGGATTTAATATTGATAGTTGGAGATGCTAAAAATAATGTTGTATTCCAAGCTTTAGGAGCTCTTAGACTTGAAGTTGCAAAAACATTAGAAATTTTAAAAGATAACAAAGAGTTTAAATTTACTTGGATTACAGAATTTCCATTACTATCATATAATGAAGAGGAACAAAGATATCAAGCTGAACATCATCCATTTACTATGCCAATGGATGAAGATATTGTTTATTTAGATACAGAGCCAAGTAGAGTTAGAGCAAAGGCTTATGACTTAGTTTTAAATGGAGAAGAATTAGGTGGAGGAAGCATAAGAATTCATAATACTGATCTTCAGCAAAAAATGTTTGAGGTATTAGGCTTTACACAGGAAGCAGCTTGGGAGAGATTTGGATTCTTATTAGAAGCGTTTAAATTTGGACCACCACCACATGGTGGATTAGCCTTTGGATTCGATAGACTTATTATGTTCTTAGCAGGAACAGATAACATAAAAGATGTAATAGCTTTCCCAAAAAACCAAAATGCTTTTTGTCCATTAACAGAGGCACCTAATGTAGTAGATGAAAAACAATTACAAGAATTAGGATTGAATATAAAAAAATAA
- a CDS encoding threonine/serine ThrE exporter family protein produces MNANELIQVAAEAGKIILENGGETYRVEETIFRICSAYGEKSTESFVTPTGIVISISTNNKNLSVVKRIKSRTVNLEKIQRVNELSRKVSKDWMSLDEFKHELKKINNTPRYSIKTSLLFVSLSSSFFTLLLGGNVRDSIAAFLVGALIYKTSNILSKYNVNSFFVNILGGFIAALTAYITVFFNIGSNIDKITIGSIMMLVPGLAITNAVRDTIAGDLVSGISRAIEAFLVAIGIAIGSGIMVKIILNFGGI; encoded by the coding sequence ATGAACGCTAATGAATTAATACAGGTTGCTGCTGAAGCAGGAAAAATAATATTAGAAAATGGTGGAGAAACCTATAGAGTTGAAGAAACTATTTTTAGAATATGCTCTGCTTATGGAGAAAAATCCACCGAAAGCTTTGTTACCCCTACGGGAATTGTTATATCTATAAGCACAAATAATAAAAATTTATCTGTAGTTAAACGTATTAAAAGTAGAACTGTAAATTTAGAAAAAATACAAAGGGTAAATGAGCTATCTAGAAAAGTCTCTAAAGATTGGATGTCCCTTGATGAATTTAAACATGAATTAAAAAAAATAAATAATACTCCTAGATATAGTATAAAAACTTCACTGTTGTTTGTTTCTTTATCGTCCTCTTTTTTCACATTATTACTTGGAGGAAATGTAAGAGATTCTATAGCTGCTTTTTTAGTAGGAGCTTTAATTTATAAAACTTCTAATATCCTTAGTAAATACAATGTAAATTCTTTTTTCGTAAATATATTAGGTGGATTTATTGCAGCATTAACAGCTTATATAACTGTATTTTTTAATATAGGCTCAAACATAGATAAAATTACCATAGGTTCTATTATGATGTTAGTTCCAGGTTTAGCTATAACAAATGCTGTAAGAGATACCATAGCTGGTGATTTAGTTTCTGGAATATCTAGAGCTATAGAAGCTTTTTTAGTAGCAATCGGTATAGCTATTGGTAGTGGTATTATGGTTAAAATTATACTTAATTTTGGAGGAATATAA
- a CDS encoding metal-sensitive transcriptional regulator, which produces MSDKKDPKRDIQIRMRRIEGQVKGIQKMIDNDACCKDLLVQVAAVRAAINKVGSLILQNYAERCFFCDEETDINKEKMNELVDTINMFLK; this is translated from the coding sequence GTGAGTGATAAAAAAGATCCAAAGAGGGATATTCAGATTAGAATGAGGAGAATTGAAGGGCAAGTAAAGGGTATACAAAAAATGATAGATAATGATGCTTGCTGTAAAGACCTTTTAGTACAGGTGGCAGCAGTCAGAGCGGCTATAAATAAAGTTGGAAGCTTGATATTACAAAACTATGCTGAAAGATGCTTCTTTTGTGATGAGGAAACTGATATAAATAAGGAAAAAATGAATGAATTAGTAGATACAATAAATATGTTTTTAAAATAA